In one Bacillus thuringiensis genomic region, the following are encoded:
- a CDS encoding sodium-dependent transporter, which yields MNSQQWTSKLGFVLAAAGSAIGLGAIWKFPYMAGIGGGGAFFLIFIGFTLLIGLPLLLAEFVIGRSTQKEAVDAYREIAPKTLWPWLGKLGIVTCFILLSFYSVVGGWILLYLWNAITGRLWEGNGAYEATFGEIISNPYLAVGSQLLFILITIFIVSKGVQNGVEKVNKYFMPALFVLFFVLIVRALTLDGAGEGVRFFLQPDFSHVTSEVILYAMGQSFFSLSVGVAVMVTYSSYLPKEESLPRSAFSIVALTLVITLLAGLAIFPVVFAFGMEPSQGPGLLFIVLPAIFSKMAFGKLFFIVFLLLFFFATITSAISMLEISVASLTSKGKGKREKMALIVGLLIFVVGVPSALSFGILSDLKIFGKTVFDLADYAVSNVLMPLGVLLVSIFVPLKMKKDVLMKELGVNKNKGYKLFVLWLFLLRYIAPIAIIIVFLNVLGII from the coding sequence ATGAATTCACAGCAATGGACATCGAAATTAGGTTTCGTATTAGCTGCAGCAGGTTCGGCAATTGGTCTTGGGGCGATTTGGAAATTCCCATATATGGCCGGCATTGGAGGAGGCGGAGCATTCTTCCTAATTTTCATCGGTTTCACATTATTAATTGGTTTACCGCTATTATTAGCTGAATTTGTTATTGGAAGAAGTACACAAAAAGAGGCTGTTGATGCATATAGAGAGATTGCTCCTAAAACGTTATGGCCTTGGTTAGGTAAATTAGGAATTGTAACATGTTTCATATTACTTTCTTTCTACAGTGTTGTAGGAGGCTGGATTTTATTATATTTATGGAATGCAATTACAGGTAGACTATGGGAAGGAAATGGAGCATACGAAGCTACGTTTGGTGAAATCATTTCCAATCCATATTTAGCAGTTGGATCACAGCTATTATTCATCCTTATTACTATTTTTATCGTAAGTAAAGGTGTACAAAATGGTGTTGAAAAAGTAAATAAATATTTCATGCCAGCACTATTTGTTTTATTCTTTGTATTAATAGTTCGTGCACTTACGTTAGATGGTGCCGGAGAAGGCGTTCGTTTCTTCTTACAACCTGATTTCTCACATGTAACATCAGAAGTTATTTTATACGCAATGGGGCAATCGTTCTTCTCGTTATCTGTCGGGGTAGCCGTTATGGTAACGTATAGCTCGTATTTACCGAAAGAAGAAAGCTTACCACGTTCAGCATTTTCTATCGTAGCATTAACTCTTGTTATTACATTACTTGCAGGACTTGCAATTTTCCCAGTTGTGTTCGCATTCGGAATGGAACCATCTCAAGGACCGGGACTATTATTTATCGTATTGCCAGCTATTTTCAGTAAAATGGCATTTGGAAAATTATTCTTCATCGTTTTCTTATTACTATTCTTCTTCGCTACGATTACATCAGCAATTTCGATGTTAGAAATTAGTGTTGCGTCGTTAACATCAAAAGGTAAAGGGAAACGTGAAAAAATGGCCTTAATCGTAGGGTTATTAATCTTCGTTGTTGGGGTACCATCAGCATTATCATTCGGTATATTAAGTGATCTGAAGATTTTCGGAAAGACAGTCTTTGATTTAGCGGACTATGCAGTAAGTAACGTATTAATGCCACTAGGTGTATTATTAGTTTCTATCTTTGTTCCTTTGAAAATGAAGAAAGATGTATTAATGAAAGAGCTAGGTGTAAATAAAAATAAAGGTTATAAACTATTCGTATTATGGTTATTCTTACTTCGGTATATCGCACCAATTGCGATTATTATCGTATTCTTAAATGTACTTGGCATTATATAA
- a CDS encoding DUF4037 domain-containing protein has protein sequence MGLKEKAIEMSEIYRKNPKVEAIILAGSVARKLEDEHSDIELHILWSTPPEDEDRRAPIYHIDGKILSYHPYEEEEWSETYLTKEGIKLEISNFLTETVEKVISDVVDQYDISYEKQCIVSSVHDGVSLYGEGKVNELKDRVAAYPDELAKRMISENLWLSNRWHNRKALLKRKDWLMLYDVICEVQRNVFGVLFGLNKMYVHHPAFKWMPNNVERMTIKPEKLYKRMADILIGSPENSVQELELLIEEVLQQVHTYAPGVNVDEQEKSIFYFVK, from the coding sequence ATGGGATTAAAAGAGAAAGCGATAGAGATGTCAGAGATTTATAGGAAAAATCCGAAAGTGGAAGCTATTATTTTAGCGGGTTCAGTAGCTAGAAAACTTGAAGATGAACATTCAGATATAGAATTACATATTTTATGGTCAACACCGCCGGAAGATGAGGATCGTAGGGCCCCTATTTATCATATTGATGGGAAAATATTATCGTATCATCCGTATGAGGAAGAAGAATGGTCGGAAACGTATTTAACGAAAGAGGGAATTAAATTAGAGATTAGTAACTTTTTAACAGAGACAGTAGAGAAAGTGATTTCGGATGTGGTGGATCAATATGATATAAGTTATGAAAAACAATGTATTGTATCATCTGTTCATGATGGTGTTAGTTTGTATGGAGAAGGGAAAGTGAATGAATTAAAAGATAGAGTAGCGGCATATCCAGATGAACTAGCAAAACGGATGATTTCAGAAAATCTATGGTTAAGTAATCGTTGGCACAATCGAAAGGCGCTTTTAAAACGGAAAGATTGGCTTATGCTTTATGACGTTATTTGTGAAGTACAAAGGAATGTATTTGGTGTTTTATTTGGTTTGAATAAAATGTACGTGCATCATCCAGCGTTTAAATGGATGCCTAATAATGTGGAACGAATGACTATTAAACCTGAAAAATTATATAAACGTATGGCAGATATATTAATAGGGAGTCCAGAAAATAGTGTGCAGGAGTTAGAGTTGCTAATAGAAGAAGTATTGCAACAAGTTCATACATACGCGCCAGGAGTAAATGTGGATGAGCAAGAAAAATCTATTTTTTATTTTGTGAAATAG
- a CDS encoding MFS transporter produces MQAVSQKNTVETPTIYRILFAISFGHFLNDSMQAVVPALFPILEKTMNLSYMQVGWIAFALNMTSSIMQPVFGMYSDKKPSPFLLPLGMFSSMLGMIGLAFAPNFIIVIISVLFIGLGSAVFHPEGARVAYMAAGAKRGLAQAIYQVGGNTGNSLAPIFTALIFVPLGQIGSLGFTAFAAVGIALLIFVSNWYKNELATGAVRRKKRAALEAENAIVSTHIKFVIILLVFLTFVRSWYGAGIGNFYQFYLIEHYGLSIKNAQYFVFAFMIAGVLGTFFGGPLADRFGKKNIIVFSMLGSAPLALLLPHVSLVWVVPLFLCIGFISSSSFSVIVVYAQELVPGKVGMVSGLIVGLAFGLGALGAVVLGKLADIYSLQFIMLLCSCLPLIGLTSWLLPSDKKTIE; encoded by the coding sequence ATGCAGGCAGTTTCGCAAAAAAACACAGTAGAAACACCGACAATATATCGAATATTATTTGCGATTAGCTTTGGACATTTTTTAAATGATTCGATGCAAGCAGTTGTACCGGCGTTGTTTCCTATTTTGGAAAAAACGATGAATTTATCCTATATGCAAGTAGGGTGGATTGCGTTTGCGTTAAATATGACGTCATCGATTATGCAACCGGTGTTTGGTATGTATTCAGATAAGAAGCCGTCACCATTTTTATTACCACTCGGCATGTTTTCAAGTATGCTTGGAATGATTGGACTCGCGTTTGCACCAAACTTTATTATTGTTATTATTTCTGTTTTATTTATTGGTTTAGGTTCCGCAGTCTTTCATCCAGAAGGCGCTCGTGTTGCGTATATGGCGGCAGGTGCAAAACGAGGGTTAGCGCAAGCGATTTATCAAGTTGGGGGAAACACGGGGAATTCTTTAGCTCCTATCTTTACAGCGCTAATTTTCGTTCCACTCGGTCAAATTGGTTCATTAGGTTTTACAGCATTTGCAGCAGTAGGAATTGCATTATTAATTTTCGTATCGAATTGGTACAAAAATGAATTAGCAACCGGCGCTGTAAGAAGGAAGAAGAGAGCTGCGCTTGAGGCGGAAAATGCAATTGTAAGTACACATATTAAATTCGTAATTATACTTCTTGTTTTTCTTACTTTTGTGCGCTCTTGGTACGGTGCAGGTATCGGGAATTTCTATCAATTTTACTTAATTGAGCATTATGGTTTATCTATAAAAAATGCCCAGTATTTCGTATTCGCATTTATGATTGCTGGTGTGTTAGGCACTTTCTTCGGAGGACCGTTAGCAGATCGATTTGGTAAGAAAAATATCATCGTATTTTCAATGTTAGGTTCAGCGCCACTTGCACTGTTATTACCACATGTCTCACTTGTGTGGGTCGTACCGTTATTTTTATGTATCGGTTTTATTAGTTCAAGTAGTTTTAGTGTAATTGTTGTATATGCACAAGAGCTTGTACCTGGAAAAGTGGGAATGGTGTCAGGATTAATCGTAGGTCTTGCGTTTGGACTTGGAGCATTAGGTGCAGTAGTTCTTGGGAAATTAGCAGATATATATAGCCTGCAATTTATTATGCTATTATGTAGTTGTCTACCATTAATTGGACTCACTTCATGGTTACTGCCAAGTGATAAGAAAACGATAGAATAG
- the cysK gene encoding cysteine synthase A: MKLCENVTELIGDTPVVRLSKFIPEDAADVYVKLEMFNPSRSVKDRAAYNLLHVAEENGLIKPGDTIIEPTSGNTGIGLAMNAAAKGYKAILIMPDNMSKERINLLKAYGAEVVLTPAEQRMPGAIAKALELQKQIPNSFIPQQFENPANPNIHRYTTALEIYEQMDGELDAFVATAGTGGTITGTGETLKEKLPNLYIAVVEPKGSPVLSGGVPGPHKLVGTSPGFIPKNLNTEVYNEIIQIADEEALTTMRNLARQEGLLVGPSSGASVYAAIMIAKRLGVGKKVLCIAPDTGERYLSMGLFE, translated from the coding sequence ATGAAATTATGTGAAAACGTAACAGAATTAATAGGCGATACACCTGTCGTCCGATTATCTAAATTTATTCCGGAAGACGCAGCAGATGTGTATGTGAAACTAGAAATGTTTAATCCATCGCGCAGTGTGAAAGACCGTGCTGCTTATAATTTACTTCACGTTGCAGAAGAAAATGGTCTCATCAAACCAGGAGATACAATCATTGAACCGACAAGCGGGAATACAGGGATTGGTTTAGCGATGAATGCAGCAGCTAAAGGGTATAAAGCGATTTTAATTATGCCAGATAATATGTCAAAAGAGCGTATTAATTTATTGAAAGCATACGGAGCAGAAGTAGTTTTAACACCAGCAGAACAAAGAATGCCAGGAGCAATTGCGAAGGCGTTAGAATTGCAAAAGCAAATACCGAATAGTTTTATTCCGCAACAATTTGAAAACCCAGCTAATCCGAATATTCACCGCTATACGACTGCGCTTGAAATTTATGAACAAATGGATGGAGAGCTTGACGCCTTTGTTGCAACGGCAGGAACAGGCGGAACGATTACAGGGACCGGTGAAACGTTAAAAGAGAAATTACCAAACTTATATATTGCAGTAGTGGAACCGAAAGGATCTCCCGTTTTATCAGGTGGTGTACCAGGTCCTCATAAACTAGTAGGAACAAGCCCAGGATTTATTCCGAAAAACTTAAATACAGAAGTGTATAACGAAATTATTCAAATTGCAGACGAAGAGGCTTTAACGACAATGAGAAATTTAGCTAGACAAGAAGGATTATTAGTTGGGCCATCTTCTGGAGCATCTGTTTACGCTGCGATTATGATAGCGAAACGTCTAGGCGTTGGTAAAAAAGTTTTATGTATTGCGCCTGATACAGGTGAACGTTATTTGAGCATGGGGTTATTTGAATAA
- a CDS encoding GNAT family N-acetyltransferase has product MKLLKPIHEYSEHITAYRQAFLQSGEQPHGSSSLQNFDSLDEWFEKVSKQELGENILANRVPSSQFLSFEKRELIGFVNIRHRLNPELLRESGHIGYSVHPNKRRHGYATKQLKLALAEAQKLGLQKVLITCDKSNIGSAKTIQKVGGVLENEVVSSRTGEVIQRYWIEI; this is encoded by the coding sequence ATGAAACTATTAAAACCAATCCATGAATATAGTGAGCATATTACGGCGTATAGACAGGCATTTTTACAATCAGGGGAACAACCACATGGAAGTAGTTCTTTACAAAACTTTGATTCTCTTGATGAATGGTTTGAAAAAGTGAGTAAACAAGAACTAGGAGAAAATATACTAGCTAATCGAGTGCCATCTAGCCAGTTTTTAAGTTTTGAAAAAAGGGAACTTATAGGTTTTGTGAATATTAGACATAGATTAAATCCAGAATTATTACGGGAAAGCGGTCATATTGGATATAGTGTCCATCCAAATAAACGTCGCCACGGTTACGCTACGAAACAACTAAAGCTTGCATTAGCTGAAGCACAAAAATTAGGATTACAGAAAGTGTTAATAACTTGCGATAAATCCAATATCGGTTCTGCTAAAACGATTCAAAAGGTTGGCGGTGTGTTAGAAAATGAAGTAGTTTCTTCTCGTACTGGTGAAGTTATTCAGCGCTATTGGATAGAAATATGA